The Thermococcus sp. M39 genome window below encodes:
- a CDS encoding cation:proton antiporter gives METLLMIALMLAAAKLLGWIFEKLGQPVVLGQILGGLIIGIFAESNEIIREFANLGVLLLLFLAGIESDLSEFKRVGKPSMFVAGIGVAIAFLFGFLVALPFVEFHEALLYGAIMTPTSVSITVRVLMELRRLRTKEGTTILAAAVVDDVLGILILTIIISLLREGSIHYSAIVEILIEVAGFLAVFLYLGPVLAEKAFRKISRIDLPEATTTFAIVFLILFAYLAEHLNLASILGAYMVGLTIGQTNYRKQVENPINTLGYSLFIPLFFVEVGMRIELSYIIHAGFFAVIYAVAAILSKILGCGLGAYLGGFDLKASLRIGVGMIPRLGVELAMLAIAMASGVIGADALTVAIFMVFVTTIITPPLLKWVYSRD, from the coding sequence TTCTCGGCTGGATATTTGAAAAGCTTGGCCAGCCTGTTGTACTTGGCCAGATTCTTGGGGGCCTTATAATTGGAATCTTTGCTGAGAGCAATGAAATAATTCGTGAATTTGCAAACCTCGGTGTACTTCTCCTGCTGTTTTTGGCTGGTATTGAAAGCGATTTGAGTGAATTCAAAAGAGTTGGCAAGCCAAGCATGTTTGTTGCGGGAATAGGGGTGGCTATTGCATTCCTATTTGGATTTCTTGTGGCTCTTCCCTTTGTTGAGTTTCATGAAGCTCTTTTATACGGTGCAATAATGACCCCTACTAGCGTTAGCATAACGGTTAGAGTCTTAATGGAGCTGAGAAGACTGAGAACAAAAGAAGGAACCACAATTTTAGCTGCCGCTGTCGTTGATGACGTTTTGGGCATACTAATTTTAACCATTATTATCTCCCTATTGAGAGAAGGTAGCATTCATTATAGTGCAATCGTTGAGATTCTCATTGAAGTTGCTGGATTTCTTGCAGTTTTCTTATATTTGGGGCCTGTGCTGGCAGAAAAAGCTTTTAGAAAGATTTCTCGCATAGACTTGCCAGAGGCCACGACAACTTTTGCAATCGTTTTCTTGATACTCTTCGCTTATTTAGCTGAGCATTTGAATTTGGCCTCTATCCTCGGAGCGTATATGGTTGGCCTCACGATTGGACAGACCAATTATAGAAAACAAGTGGAAAATCCAATTAATACCCTAGGATACTCCTTGTTCATACCTTTATTCTTTGTAGAGGTTGGTATGAGAATTGAGCTGAGCTATATAATTCACGCTGGATTTTTTGCTGTAATTTATGCGGTTGCAGCTATTCTTAGCAAAATCCTTGGATGTGGCCTCGGTGCGTATTTAGGCGGCTTTGACCTGAAGGCTTCTTTAAGAATCGGAGTTGGCATGATTCCAAGATTAGGTGTTGAGCTGGCTATGTTGGCAATAGCAATGGCGAGCGGTGTAATTGGTGCCGATGCATTAACAGTTGCAATCTTTATGGTGTTTGTGACGACCATAATAACCCCACCGCTGTTGAAGTGGGTTTACAGCAGAGACTGA
- a CDS encoding RNA-guided endonuclease TnpB family protein: MKLTLKMKIRQLTRNKEWMLEQSIDAFRNCVNDWLSAIAQLGEKPNRGNLHTFAYKKIREKYSQLHSNVVQDAMNLAIEIYRSWLKNGGEFPEFHSDVIYFKGVDVKVENNGLVVPLMGKRVYLPLYVPKKYKKYLQYKHGRVIIKRIGRDWYAFISINVPEKEPIKPVGTIGVDLGYYNLLVASDEKGREVMRVQGDTLIKHKEHLEKLTTRRQQRLMKKFGIYAKTNHKDRRFVNDLNHKIAKELVLKARQLNRMIVLEKLKGLKRQKRSKPLRKILHRWSYADLISKITYKAKLYGVPVIFVSPRGTSKTCSNCGHYVKNFKDERVFKCPKCGFGTDRDYNASINIAKIGLQTLPPP; encoded by the coding sequence ATGAAACTCACGCTAAAGATGAAAATAAGACAGCTAACGAGGAACAAGGAGTGGATGTTAGAACAATCTATTGATGCTTTTAGAAACTGTGTAAACGATTGGCTTAGCGCAATTGCTCAACTCGGAGAAAAACCTAATAGGGGCAATCTCCACACTTTCGCTTACAAGAAAATTAGAGAGAAATATTCACAACTACACAGTAATGTGGTTCAAGATGCTATGAACTTGGCAATTGAGATTTACCGCTCTTGGCTCAAGAACGGGGGAGAATTTCCGGAGTTTCACTCTGATGTTATTTACTTTAAAGGTGTTGATGTTAAGGTAGAAAACAATGGACTAGTTGTTCCACTTATGGGTAAAAGGGTTTACTTACCTCTATACGTTCCAAAGAAGTATAAAAAGTATCTTCAATACAAGCACGGTAGAGTTATCATAAAGCGCATTGGTAGGGACTGGTACGCATTTATCTCAATCAATGTTCCAGAGAAAGAGCCAATAAAACCTGTTGGAACGATTGGCGTGGATTTGGGATACTATAACTTGTTGGTGGCAAGCGATGAGAAAGGAAGAGAAGTCATGAGAGTCCAAGGAGACACGTTGATAAAACACAAGGAACACTTAGAAAAGCTAACTACAAGAAGGCAACAGAGGCTTATGAAAAAGTTTGGCATTTATGCTAAGACAAACCACAAAGATAGAAGGTTTGTTAATGATTTAAACCATAAAATTGCTAAAGAGCTTGTTTTAAAGGCAAGACAGTTAAATAGGATGATTGTTTTGGAAAAGCTGAAGGGTTTAAAGAGGCAAAAGAGATCAAAACCACTAAGGAAGATTTTGCACCGCTGGAGTTATGCCGATCTAATATCAAAAATAACTTACAAAGCAAAGCTGTACGGTGTCCCAGTTATCTTTGTAAGCCCAAGAGGTACTTCAAAAACATGCTCGAACTGTGGTCATTACGTTAAAAACTTCAAAGACGAAAGAGTGTTTAAATGCCCAAAATGTGGTTTTGGGACCGATAGAGATTATAATGCCTCCATAAATATTGCAAAAATTGGATTGCAGACTCTCCCCCCACCCTAA
- the lrpA gene encoding HTH-type transcriptional regulator LrpA: protein MIDERDRIIIEMLTKDARTPFTEIAKVLGISETAVRKRVKALEEAGIIKGYTVKVDPAKLGYNLVSITGVDTRPEKIFEVAHKLKEFDFIKELYLTSGDHMIMAEIWAKDGEDLADIISNKIGKIEGVIKVCPAIILEKLK from the coding sequence TTGATAGACGAAAGAGATAGGATTATAATAGAAATGCTCACCAAAGATGCAAGAACACCATTTACCGAGATTGCAAAAGTCCTTGGGATTAGCGAGACTGCTGTGAGAAAAAGGGTTAAGGCTTTGGAAGAAGCCGGAATAATAAAAGGCTACACAGTTAAAGTTGATCCTGCTAAGCTGGGATACAACTTGGTCAGCATAACTGGAGTAGATACACGCCCCGAAAAGATATTTGAGGTTGCACACAAGCTCAAAGAATTTGACTTCATCAAAGAGCTCTACTTAACCAGCGGAGACCACATGATAATGGCAGAAATATGGGCAAAGGATGGCGAGGACTTAGCAGACATAATTTCAAACAAAATAGGTAAAATCGAGGGTGTTATAAAAGTCTGTCCTGCGATTATTTTAGAGAAGCTGAAGTAA